The Podarcis raffonei isolate rPodRaf1 chromosome 2, rPodRaf1.pri, whole genome shotgun sequence genome window below encodes:
- the KBTBD12 gene encoding kelch repeat and BTB domain-containing protein 12 isoform X2, translating to MFSMDYKSEGKRKQRHSLNLLDQIKSMRDLSEMIDVVLVAEGEKFPCHKLMLSAFSPYFKAMFTCGLIECTQKEVELHDMSAESVSILLQYMYTAELHLTNSNVQGVATTAFFMQMDDVSSMCQAYMMEHMDASNCVGIHYFAKHIGAEELSDQARRYLYLHFAEVSLHEEILEVEMQQLLNLIRSDDLNVSREESVLDLVLRWVNHSRKLRADHLSELLKQVRLVLVSPSFLVEARKRNTVLLSNTLCSEMIERALETIKKTNQPSLTLRYGMETTTLLLCIGNNSQGIRSRHGNYGDASFCYAPVTQKTYFISSPKYGEGLGCVCTGVVTENNDIIVAGEASAAKMSRQKTKKIEIYRYNSRGNHSWQSLCTAEFRELYALGTIHNDLYITGGQMKLKNQYHITNCVGKYSMEQENWRALAPLPVPLACHAAVTVKNRLYVMGGWTPQMDLPDDEPDRLSNRMLRYDPGQDKWTECPPMKYSKYRFSTAVVNNEIYVLVTEGVPAMRDLLKMLFGVNEGKNLEDSSLDLSLTALTAHQNIL from the exons ATGTTTAGCATGGATTACAAGTCTGAGGGTAAAAGGAAGCAGCGGCATAGCTTGAATTTACTGGATCAAATAAAAAGTATGAGAGATTTATCGGAAATGATTGATGTGGTTTTGGTGGCTGAAGGTGAAAAGTTCCCTTGCCACAAACTGATGCTGTCTGCTTTCAGCCCCTACTTCAAAGCAATGTTTACCTGCGGCCTGATTGAATGCACACAGAAAGAAGTAGAGTTGCATGACATGTCAGCAGAGAGTGTGTCCATACTTCTCCAGTACATGTACACGGCTGAGTTGCACCTCACTAATTCCAATGTACAGGGTGTGGCCACCACTGCTTTTTTCATGCAGATGGATGATGTTTCCAGCATGTGTCAGGCATACATGATGGAGCACATGGATGCTTCCAACTGCGTGGGAATCCATTACTTTGCCAAGCACATTGGGGCTGAAGAGCTGTCCGATCAAGCCAGGAGGTATTTGTACCTGCACTTTGCAGAGGTGAGCCTTCATGAAGAAATACTGGAGGTTGAAATGCAGCAGTTGCTAAACCTGATAAGATCAGATGACCTGAATGTGTCCAGGGAAGAGAGCGTCTTGGATTTAGTCCTCAGATGGGTTAACCACAGCAGGAAATTGCGAGCAGATCACCTCTCTGAGCTCCTGAAGCAAGTCAGGCTAGTCCTTGTAAGCCCTTCGTTCCTAGTCGAAGCTCGGAAAAGAAACACGGTGCTTCTCAGTAATACACTGTGTAGTGAGATGATTGAGAGAGCATTAGAAACTATCAAGAAAACCAACCAACCTTCTCTCACTCTTCGCTATGGCATGGAGACCACTACCCTTCTGCTTTGCATTGGCAATAACTCGCAGGGCATCAGATCAAGACACGGCAACTACGGCGATGCCAGTTTCTGTTATGCTCCTGTTACACAAAAGACGTACTTCATTTCCTCTCCGAAATATGGAGAAGGCTTGGGATGTGTATGCACCGGTGTGGTTACTGAGAATAATGATATCATTGTGGCCGGGGAGGCAAGCGCTGCCAAAATGTCTAGGCAAAAGACCAAGAAAATTGAAATTTATAG gtACAACAGTCGGGGGAATCACTCTTGGCAAAGTCTGTGTACTGCAGAGTTTCGTGAGCTCTATGCTCTAGGCACCATCCATAATGACCTATATATCACAGGAGGTCAGATGAAACTGAAAAACCAATACCATATCACAAACTGTGTGGGGAAGTACTCAATGGAGCAAGAAAACTGGAGGGCCTTAGCTCCCCTCCCAGTGCCCTTGGCCTGCCATGCTGCAGTAACCGTGAAAAACAGGCTGTACGTCATGGGAGGTTGGACACCACAG ATGGATCTTCCTGACGATGAGCCTGATCGATTAAGCAACAGAATGTTGCGCTATGACCCAGGCCAAGACAAATGGACAGAGTGCCCGCCAATGAAGTACTCAAAATACCGCTTCAGCACAGCTGTAGTCAACAATGAGATTTATGTCCTGG TGACAGAGGGAGTACCTGCAATGAGGGACCTTTTGAAAATGCTGTTTGGAGTAAATGAAGGAAAGAACCTTGAGGATAGTTCCCTTGACTTGTCACTCACAGCCCTGACTGCACATCAGAACATTTTGTAA